A genomic window from Camelina sativa cultivar DH55 chromosome 2, Cs, whole genome shotgun sequence includes:
- the LOC104735981 gene encoding inositol 3-kinase encodes MTLNPPPSQHSPPNRRVLIVGNYCHDVLIQNGSVVAETLGGAASFISNVLDSSSVSCELVSKVGHDFRYEVTHSPIVVPEKATTVFEAYFDLGVDVIGHADRVLKRVSACDPILPSDIPDSRFDFGMAVGVGGEILPETLEKMVEICDVVAVDIQALIRVFDPVDGSVKLVDLRESGFFHILHRIGYLKASSDEAFFMDVEQMKQLCCVVVTNGEKGCRIYHKDDETMVPPFVAKQVDPTGAGDSFLGGLVVGLVEGLAVPDAALLGNFFGSITVEHIGQPKFDLMMLQRVKEEVQRRKKQRNLSISHNNDQEEFHARLTPARFSCVDSPVQTELLVNGLSCDR; translated from the exons ATGACGCTAAATCCTCCTCCGTCGCAGCACTCACCGCCGAATCGCCGCGTTCTCATCGTCGGAAATTACTGCCACGACGTTCTGATCCAAAACGGATCAGTCGTAGCTGAAACACTAGGAGGCGCCGCCTCTTTCATCTCTAACGTCTTAGATTCTTCATCCGTCTCCTGCGAATTAGTCTCCAAAGTCGGACACGACTTCAGATACGAGGTCACTCACTCTCCGATCGTGGTCCCGGAGAAGGCAACAACAGTTTTCGAAGCTTATTTCGATCTGGGGGTCGATGTGATCGGTCACGCTGATCGGGTATTGAAACGGGTCTCTGCATGTGATCCGATTCTTCCATCGGATATACCCGATTCGAGATTCGATTTCGGTATGGCTGTTGGAGTCGGCGGCGAGATTTTACCGGAGACGCTTGAGAAAATGGTGGAGATCTGCGACGTTGTGGCTGTTGATATCCAAGCtctgattagggtttttgatccTGTTGATGGATCCGTGAAGCTTGTAGATTTGAGAGAAAGTGGGTTTTTTCACATCTTGCATCGGATTGGGTacttgaaagcttcatcagaTGAAGCTTTTTTCATGGATGTTGAACAGATGAAGCAattgtgttgtgttgtggtGACTAATGGTGAAAAAGGTTGTAGGATTTATCATAAGGATGATGAAACGATGGTTCCTCCATTTGTAGCGAAGCAGGTTGATCCTACTGGTGCTGGTGACAGTTTCTTAGGAGGTTTAGTGGTTGGGCTTGTTGAAGGGTTGGCTGTTCCTGATGCTGCATTGTTAGGGAACTTTTTTGGTTCCATCACTGTTGAGCATATTGGTCAGCCTAAATTCGATTTGATGATGCTTcag AGAGTGAAGGAAGAGGTacagagaaggaagaagcaacGTAACCTCTCAATTAGCCATAACAATGATCAAGAAGAGTTCCATGCGCGTCTAACTCCAGCTCGGTTTTCGTGTGTAGACTCTCCAGTTCAAACAGAGTTATTAGTCAATGGTCTCTCTTGTGacaggtga